One Aegilops tauschii subsp. strangulata cultivar AL8/78 chromosome 7, Aet v6.0, whole genome shotgun sequence genomic window carries:
- the LOC109738339 gene encoding GDSL esterase/lipase At5g03600-like, whose protein sequence is MKLLPAALGLVLLLLLVLNPNGVEARPAPAGGHQKKASSATFFVFGDDFADNGNLPLTKPVTEMSRQWAYPYGSNYVDADGFPRPNTPSGRFSNYKIQSDFIATMLGLEEAPPAHARTADKTCDPSGMTFATGGAGVLDSTSHKVPVLAKQVETFKKMVKDGTITENQLSRSVALVAFSGNDYAGTGVIGLSSPNDINAYIGKVTKEIAANVDELLKLGVTKVLVNNLHPIGCTPSHTRTNNYTTCDMFGNLGASIHNDNLKQVMTSKKNVYIVDVYTAFASIVDHAAGKGSDLSKQFKRKLSPCCESLNSKGYCGQQNESSAELLYTVCDKSSKIFYWDDMHPTHAGWEAVMKQLEKPLREFVN, encoded by the exons ATGAAGCTTCTTCCGGCCGCCctcggcctcgtcctcctcctcctgctcgttCTGAATCCCAATGGCGTGGAGGCCCGGCCAGCCCCGGCCGGCGGCCATCAGAAGAAGGCGTCGAGCGCTACCTTCTTCGTCTTCGGGGATGACTTCGCCGACAACGGGAACCTCCCTCTGACCAAACCAGTCACCGAGATGTCGCGGCAATGGGCCTACCCCTACGGCTCCAACTACGTCGATGCCGATGGGTTTCCGCGGCCGAATACTCCGTCCGGCCGCTTCTCGAACTACAAAATCCAGTCCGATTTCATCG CAACAATGCTGGGATTGGAGGAAGCCCCTCCGGCGCATGCCCGCACGGCAGACAAAACATGCGACCCATCCGGAATGACCTTTGCTACCGGTGGTGCAGGCGTGTTGGACAGTACATCACACAAGGTCCCCGTCCTCGCCAAGCAGGTCGAAACTTTCAAGAAGATGGTCAAGGACGGGACCATCACGGAGAATCAACTGAGTCGCTCCGTAGCGCTCGTGGCCTTCTCCGGCAATGACTATGCAGGCACCGGTGTTATTGGCCTCAGTAGCCCCAATGAT ATTAATGCTTATATTGGAAAGGTGACAAAAGAGATTGCAGCTAATGTGGATGAATTGTTGAAGCTTGGGGTGACAAAGGTTCTTGTCAATAACTTGCACCCTATCGGTTGCACGCCATCACACACCCGAACCAACAACTACACCACGTGTGATATGTTTGGAAACTTGGGTGCATCCATCCACAACGATAATCTCAAACAAGTTATGACATCAAAGAAGAATGTCTACATCGTCGATGTGTACACCGCCTTCGCTAGTATTGTGGATCATGCGGCAG GTAAAGGCTCAGACTTGTCCAAACAATTCAAACGCAAACTATCGCCGTGCTGCGAGAGTTTGAATTCGAAGGGTTACTGCGGACAGCAAAACGAGTCATCCGCAGAGCTACTGTACACTGTGTGCGACAAATCGAGCAAAATTTTCTATTGGGACGACATGCATCCGACCCATGCAGGATGGGAGGCTGTCATGAAACAGTTGGAAAAGCCCTTGAGGGAGTTTGTAAATTGA